In Hasllibacter sp. MH4015, the following proteins share a genomic window:
- a CDS encoding SDR family NAD(P)-dependent oxidoreductase has translation MTLPRTPTFSLNGKRAFVPGGSRGIGLGCAMALAEAGAHVTVAARSADQVEEAAEQMRGTGYAADGIALDVTDLPAMEAAIDAIGPLDILCNSAGLARHSPALDTTPEDYDAVFAINVRAAYFMAQYSARGMARGGSIIQISSQMGHVGGIDRAVYCATKHAVEGMTKSMAIEWGPKRIRVNTICPTFVRTPLTAATFANPDKRAWIESKIKLPRVAEVEDLMGAVLFLASDASAMVTGTSILVDGGWTAG, from the coding sequence ATGACCTTGCCCCGAACGCCGACCTTCTCGCTTAACGGCAAGCGCGCTTTCGTGCCCGGGGGATCGCGCGGGATCGGGCTTGGGTGCGCCATGGCGCTGGCAGAAGCAGGCGCCCATGTCACGGTCGCGGCCCGCTCCGCCGATCAGGTCGAAGAGGCGGCGGAACAGATGCGCGGCACGGGATATGCCGCCGACGGCATCGCGCTCGACGTCACGGATTTGCCCGCAATGGAGGCGGCGATCGACGCGATCGGGCCGCTTGATATCCTGTGCAACTCTGCGGGTCTCGCGCGGCATTCCCCGGCGCTCGACACTACGCCCGAGGATTACGATGCGGTCTTCGCGATCAACGTGCGCGCGGCCTATTTCATGGCCCAATACTCGGCACGGGGAATGGCGCGGGGCGGGTCCATCATCCAGATTTCCAGCCAGATGGGTCATGTGGGTGGCATCGACCGGGCCGTCTATTGCGCCACGAAACACGCGGTGGAGGGGATGACGAAATCCATGGCGATCGAATGGGGCCCGAAGAGGATCCGCGTCAACACGATCTGCCCGACCTTCGTACGCACACCCCTCACCGCGGCCACCTTTGCCAATCCCGACAAGCGGGCGTGGATCGAAAGCAAGATCAAGCTGCCCCGCGTGGCGGAGGTGGAGGATCTGATGGGCGCGGTCCTTTTCCTGGCCTCCGACGCCAGTGCGATGGTGACGGGCACGTCGATCCTGGTCGACGGCGGCTGGACAGCGGGGTAG
- a CDS encoding LacI family DNA-binding transcriptional regulator produces the protein MPDRKITSIDVARAAGVSQSAVSRVFTPGASVSQKMADRVRKAADDLGYRPNVLARSLITGRSRIIGLVVAYLDNPFYPDALEKLSAALQARGYHILVFLAGNSDEDVESVIDDLLDYQVDGIITASINLSGELTDRCRAANIPVMLFNRGITGSGLSAVTSANRVGGAKVAEFLMAGDHARIAHISGWMGASTGRDRRNGFVDALHVAGRTLHAEADARFRREKAADAARTMMLSPDPPDAIFVGNDHMALGVIDMLRYEMGLDVPGDVSVVGYDDVPMAAWKSYSLTTLRQPVNRMVEATVDTLLNEIEQGRPPGTITEIEGHLVIRSSAKTPEGQVP, from the coding sequence ATGCCCGACCGCAAGATCACATCCATCGACGTGGCGCGCGCCGCCGGGGTCAGTCAATCGGCGGTCAGCCGGGTCTTCACGCCGGGTGCCAGTGTGTCCCAGAAGATGGCGGACCGGGTGCGGAAGGCAGCCGACGACCTTGGCTATCGCCCCAATGTTCTGGCGCGGTCGCTGATTACAGGACGCAGCCGGATCATCGGGCTGGTCGTGGCCTATCTCGACAATCCGTTCTATCCCGACGCGCTCGAAAAGCTGAGCGCCGCCTTGCAGGCGCGGGGCTATCACATCCTCGTCTTTCTGGCGGGCAACAGTGACGAGGACGTTGAAAGCGTCATCGACGATCTGCTGGATTACCAGGTGGACGGGATCATCACCGCCTCGATCAACCTGTCGGGCGAGCTGACGGACAGGTGTCGAGCGGCGAACATTCCGGTGATGTTGTTCAACCGGGGGATCACGGGATCGGGGCTGTCTGCCGTGACCTCGGCCAACCGGGTGGGCGGCGCGAAAGTGGCGGAGTTCCTGATGGCGGGCGACCACGCGCGCATCGCCCATATTTCAGGCTGGATGGGCGCATCGACCGGGCGCGACCGGCGAAACGGCTTTGTCGATGCCCTGCACGTGGCCGGCCGCACGCTCCACGCCGAAGCCGATGCCCGCTTCCGCCGGGAAAAGGCCGCCGACGCCGCGCGGACGATGATGCTGTCCCCCGATCCGCCCGATGCGATCTTTGTCGGCAACGACCATATGGCCTTGGGCGTGATCGACATGCTGCGTTACGAGATGGGCCTGGATGTGCCCGGAGATGTCAGCGTCGTGGGCTACGATGATGTGCCGATGGCGGCATGGAAATCCTATTCCCTGACCACCCTGCGCCAGCCGGTCAATCGCATGGTCGAGGCGACCGTCGACACGCTTCTCAACGAAATCGAGCAGGGCCGACCGCCCGGCACCATCACGGAGATCGAAGGCCACCTGGTCATCCGATCCTCCGCCAAGACACCCGAAGGACAGGTCCCATGA
- a CDS encoding nuclear transport factor 2 family protein: MRGFSNKFRDFPDYIIGITKEIWEDRRIATLHEYYAPDIVVRSPASVVVGNETVIGATMATLAEFPDRVLLGEDVIWSGTPEEGMLSSHRIISQATHAGDGVYGAATGKALEYRILADCHAKDNTIDDEWLIRDQGAIVRQMGWSPRDYAADLIEREGGPKACVKPLTPKTDKPGPYKGHGNDNQWGVMLADTLNRIMGADMAAIPEVYDRACHLEYPGHVTAHGPAAADKFWMGLRAAFPNATFEIAHQIGRDDANMAPRAAVRWSLWGKHEGWGAFGKPTGAEVYVLGITHAEFGQHGGASPQLRREYTLFDETAVWKQILLSGG; the protein is encoded by the coding sequence ATGAGAGGGTTTTCCAACAAGTTCCGCGACTTCCCCGACTATATCATCGGCATCACGAAAGAAATCTGGGAAGACCGGCGCATCGCGACGCTGCACGAGTATTACGCGCCCGATATCGTGGTGCGCTCTCCGGCGTCCGTTGTTGTCGGGAACGAGACAGTGATCGGTGCGACCATGGCGACGTTGGCGGAATTCCCCGACCGGGTGCTTTTGGGGGAGGACGTGATCTGGTCCGGCACGCCGGAGGAGGGGATGCTGTCGAGCCATCGCATCATCTCTCAGGCGACCCATGCGGGCGACGGGGTTTATGGCGCGGCGACGGGCAAGGCGCTGGAATACCGCATCCTCGCCGATTGCCACGCCAAGGATAACACGATCGACGATGAATGGCTGATCCGCGACCAGGGTGCGATCGTGCGGCAGATGGGCTGGAGCCCGCGTGACTACGCCGCCGACTTGATCGAGCGGGAGGGGGGGCCGAAAGCATGCGTGAAGCCGCTGACCCCCAAGACGGACAAGCCCGGACCCTACAAGGGACACGGCAATGACAACCAATGGGGCGTGATGCTTGCCGACACGCTCAACCGCATCATGGGCGCGGATATGGCGGCGATCCCGGAGGTCTATGACCGCGCCTGCCACCTGGAATATCCGGGCCACGTCACCGCCCACGGGCCGGCAGCGGCGGACAAGTTCTGGATGGGCCTGCGCGCCGCGTTCCCCAATGCGACATTCGAGATCGCCCACCAGATCGGGCGGGACGACGCGAACATGGCGCCGCGTGCCGCCGTGAGGTGGAGCCTTTGGGGCAAGCACGAGGGCTGGGGCGCGTTCGGCAAACCGACCGGCGCGGAGGTCTATGTACTTGGGATCACACATGCCGAATTCGGCCAGCATGGCGGGGCGTCGCCGCAATTGCGCCGGGAATACACGCTGTTCGACGAGACGGCGGTATGGAAACAGATCCTTTTGTCGGGGGGCTGA
- a CDS encoding pyridoxamine 5'-phosphate oxidase family protein: MDSYADHMFTQDVRAEQDRVGMGDRYAKTYANRLRGPLDEDARAFIETRDSFYMASVGATGWPYVQHRGGPAGFLKVLGPERIGFGDYLGNKQFISRGNTRGDDRVSLILMDYPRKARLKLIGHATFTDADDDGELAARLATEGAVPAERLVTIDVVAMDWNCPKYITPRLTEAEINTALAPRMQKLTDHITALEARLTALDPDWREA; the protein is encoded by the coding sequence ATGGACAGCTACGCCGACCATATGTTCACGCAAGACGTGCGGGCCGAGCAGGACAGGGTCGGCATGGGCGACCGCTACGCGAAGACCTACGCCAATCGCCTGCGCGGCCCGCTTGACGAAGATGCAAGGGCATTCATCGAGACGCGGGACAGCTTCTACATGGCGTCGGTCGGGGCAACGGGCTGGCCCTACGTGCAGCATCGCGGCGGCCCGGCGGGGTTCCTGAAAGTGCTCGGGCCGGAACGGATCGGGTTCGGGGATTACCTCGGCAACAAGCAGTTCATTTCGCGCGGCAATACGCGCGGGGATGACCGCGTGTCGCTGATCTTGATGGATTACCCGCGCAAGGCCCGGCTGAAGCTGATCGGCCATGCGACGTTCACGGATGCCGATGACGACGGGGAACTGGCGGCGCGCCTTGCCACGGAGGGCGCAGTTCCGGCGGAGCGGCTGGTGACGATCGACGTGGTGGCGATGGATTGGAATTGTCCGAAATACATCACGCCCCGCCTGACGGAGGCGGAAATCAACACCGCGCTCGCACCGCGAATGCAGAAACTGACTGACCACATCACGGCCCTTGAGGCGCGGCTGACGGCGCTTGACCCGGATTGGCGTGAGGCATGA
- a CDS encoding cobalamin-independent methionine synthase II family protein, producing the protein MTIRTTHVGSLPRTQEVVDFIFAREKEQPFDQAEFDAAMTRAVDETVAKQVAAGVEIVSDGETSKISYATYVKDRYTGFSGDSPRNAPADLKQFPSFLKRLADDGGTPTYARPMCTGEVRSKGQGELQKDIDNLKAAMAKHGAEEGFMNAASPGVISLFLQNDFYPSREAYLAALADAMAEEYRTIVDAGLLLQLDCPDLALSRHMLFADLSDAEFVKIAASHVEALNHALSGIDPARVRVHICWGNYEGPHICDVPMDTVFSTFMSVNANQLLFETSNPRHAHEWTTFRDRAAEIPDDKILVPGVVDTTTNFVEHPELVAERIAKFAGIVGSDRVIAGSDCGFGTFAGFGAVDPEIAYAKLGALVEGARLANARG; encoded by the coding sequence TTGACCATTCGCACCACCCATGTCGGCAGCCTTCCCCGGACCCAGGAGGTCGTGGATTTCATCTTTGCCCGGGAAAAGGAGCAGCCCTTCGATCAGGCCGAATTCGACGCCGCCATGACAAGGGCGGTCGATGAGACCGTGGCCAAGCAGGTCGCGGCCGGCGTGGAGATCGTGAGCGACGGGGAGACCTCCAAAATCTCCTACGCGACCTATGTGAAGGACCGCTATACCGGCTTTTCCGGCGATAGCCCTCGAAATGCGCCCGCGGACCTGAAGCAGTTCCCGTCCTTTCTGAAGCGGCTGGCCGATGATGGCGGCACGCCCACCTATGCGCGCCCGATGTGCACGGGCGAGGTGCGGTCCAAAGGACAGGGCGAATTGCAGAAGGATATCGACAACCTCAAGGCGGCCATGGCCAAGCACGGCGCGGAAGAAGGGTTCATGAACGCGGCCTCGCCCGGCGTTATCTCCCTGTTTTTACAGAACGATTTCTACCCTTCGCGGGAGGCGTATTTGGCGGCCCTTGCCGACGCGATGGCGGAGGAATACCGCACCATCGTCGATGCGGGCCTGCTGCTGCAACTGGATTGTCCCGACCTTGCCCTGTCACGCCACATGCTGTTTGCGGATCTGAGCGACGCTGAGTTCGTCAAGATTGCGGCGTCGCATGTGGAGGCGCTGAACCATGCGCTGTCGGGCATCGACCCGGCGCGGGTGCGGGTCCATATCTGCTGGGGCAATTACGAGGGGCCGCATATCTGCGACGTGCCGATGGATACGGTCTTTTCCACCTTCATGTCGGTGAATGCGAACCAGTTGCTGTTCGAGACGTCGAACCCCCGCCACGCCCATGAATGGACCACCTTCCGCGACCGCGCGGCGGAGATTCCGGACGACAAGATCCTTGTACCCGGCGTGGTCGATACAACGACGAATTTCGTGGAACATCCGGAGCTGGTGGCCGAGCGGATCGCGAAATTCGCGGGCATCGTCGGGTCGGACCGGGTGATTGCAGGCTCCGATTGCGGGTTCGGCACCTTCGCGGGCTTCGGCGCGGTCGATCCGGAAATTGCCTATGCCAAGCTGGGTGCGTTGGTCGAAGGGGCGCGGCTGGCCAATGCACGGGGATGA
- a CDS encoding alpha/beta fold hydrolase, with protein sequence MHGDEPLVLIPGLMCDGRLFGPQITAFGRGRAVHLANITRADTVPDLAAQVLAEAPARFALAGLSMGGIVAMEIMAQAPDRVTRLALFDTNPKAEAPEIAAAREPQIAAVRAGRLVEVMRDEMKPNYLAPGPRRAEVLDLVLDMAKRLGPEVFIRQSRALQTRPDQQDALRKVTVPSLILTGEDDALCPLHRHELMADLIPASRLIVVPKAGHLPTLEQPDAVIDAMADWLAR encoded by the coding sequence ATGCACGGGGATGAGCCGCTTGTCCTGATCCCCGGCCTGATGTGTGACGGGCGGCTCTTCGGGCCACAGATCACGGCATTCGGGCGGGGTAGGGCGGTGCATCTGGCCAATATCACGCGCGCCGACACGGTGCCCGATCTGGCCGCGCAGGTACTGGCCGAGGCGCCCGCGCGATTTGCCTTGGCGGGCCTGTCCATGGGCGGCATCGTGGCGATGGAGATCATGGCCCAAGCGCCCGACCGCGTGACACGGCTGGCGCTGTTCGACACAAATCCCAAGGCGGAGGCCCCCGAGATTGCCGCCGCGCGGGAGCCGCAGATCGCTGCCGTGCGGGCCGGGCGCTTGGTGGAGGTGATGCGCGACGAGATGAAGCCGAATTACCTTGCCCCCGGCCCGCGTCGGGCGGAGGTGCTGGACCTCGTCCTCGACATGGCGAAGCGGCTGGGGCCGGAGGTTTTCATCCGCCAATCCCGTGCGCTACAGACACGGCCCGATCAGCAGGATGCCTTGCGCAAGGTCACGGTGCCGAGCCTGATCCTGACGGGAGAGGATGATGCACTCTGCCCGCTGCATCGACACGAATTGATGGCCGATCTGATCCCCGCATCACGCCTGATCGTCGTGCCGAAGGCGGGGCATCTGCCGACGTTGGAGCAGCCGGACGCGGTGATTGATGCGATGGCGGATTGGTTGGCCAGATAA
- a CDS encoding DUF6151 family protein, producing the protein MAEIAWSCRCGAMHGRLTVGAKGGTHVICHCDSCVRAQRHFGQSDTTRLTGVGIFQTVPDLFTIDAGAEHLALAQLSPRGSYRWYASCCDSQIGITGKTAKFPFVAVVDARVAEPERLGPTRARVNVPQTGGGEKSTGVPRAVLALLGRSAGALMSGRWKQTPFFDVKSGQAVATAEVLPKGAGRG; encoded by the coding sequence ATGGCCGAGATCGCCTGGTCCTGCCGCTGCGGTGCGATGCACGGGCGGCTGACCGTCGGCGCGAAAGGCGGCACCCATGTGATCTGCCATTGCGACAGTTGTGTTCGCGCGCAGCGTCATTTCGGTCAATCTGACACGACCCGATTGACGGGCGTCGGTATCTTCCAGACGGTCCCGGACCTGTTCACGATCGACGCGGGCGCGGAGCATCTGGCGCTCGCGCAACTCAGCCCGCGGGGATCCTACCGTTGGTATGCAAGCTGCTGCGACAGTCAGATCGGCATCACCGGCAAGACCGCCAAGTTTCCGTTTGTGGCCGTCGTAGACGCCCGCGTGGCAGAGCCGGAGCGTCTGGGCCCGACCCGCGCGCGGGTGAACGTGCCGCAAACGGGCGGCGGTGAGAAAAGCACCGGCGTCCCGCGCGCGGTCCTCGCCCTTCTGGGCCGGTCCGCCGGGGCCTTGATGAGCGGGCGTTGGAAGCAGACTCCGTTCTTCGATGTGAAAAGCGGGCAGGCCGTCGCGACGGCAGAGGTCCTGCCAAAGGGCGCCGGGCGCGGATAG
- the phaZ gene encoding polyhydroxyalkanoate depolymerase gives MRYMLTYDLMESMRVTNQWMGASARAMCSYPALGLVANPLIQMTAAWGEVTERSFARMAAKPDWGINSIPGADGRDHLITIDPVMTRPFGDLIRFNVQGRAPTGRKVLLVAPMSGHYATLLRKTVLSLLADCDVYITDWHNARDIPVSMGKFDIEDYTHYLVDFMREMGPDTHVIAVCQPAPLALAATAYLAEEDPKAQPRTLTLIGGPIDPDAAATDVTDFGRRVTMGQLEKFVIQRVGFKYAGAGRMVYPGLQQLSSFMAMNAEKHAKAFADQIVRASKGESADHDKHNVFYDEYLAVMDMTAEFYLSTVERIFKNREIARNVFVVDGKQVDLGKITTVAVKTVEGGKDDISAPGQCVAALDLCTGLPDHKKASYLEPEAGHYGIFAGKSWRNNIRPLVLDFIDANCDAPKAPVVDLASDVAAQ, from the coding sequence ATGCGGTATATGCTCACCTACGACCTGATGGAATCCATGCGTGTGACGAATCAATGGATGGGCGCCTCGGCGCGCGCCATGTGCTCGTATCCGGCGCTGGGACTGGTCGCGAATCCCCTCATCCAGATGACCGCCGCATGGGGCGAAGTGACCGAGCGCAGCTTCGCGCGCATGGCCGCGAAGCCCGACTGGGGCATCAATTCGATCCCCGGTGCGGACGGACGCGATCACCTGATCACCATCGACCCGGTCATGACCCGCCCCTTCGGCGACCTGATCCGCTTCAACGTGCAGGGCCGCGCCCCGACGGGACGCAAGGTTCTGCTGGTCGCGCCGATGTCCGGCCACTACGCGACGCTTCTGCGCAAGACGGTGCTGTCGCTTCTGGCCGATTGCGACGTCTACATCACCGATTGGCACAATGCACGCGACATTCCGGTCAGTATGGGCAAGTTCGACATTGAAGATTACACCCACTACCTCGTTGATTTCATGCGAGAGATGGGGCCCGATACCCATGTGATCGCGGTCTGTCAGCCCGCGCCGCTCGCGCTCGCCGCCACCGCCTACCTGGCGGAGGAGGACCCGAAGGCACAGCCCCGCACGCTGACCCTGATCGGCGGGCCGATCGACCCGGATGCCGCCGCCACGGACGTGACCGATTTCGGCCGCCGCGTGACGATGGGCCAGTTGGAGAAGTTCGTGATCCAGCGGGTCGGCTTCAAATATGCCGGGGCGGGCCGCATGGTCTATCCGGGCCTGCAACAGCTCAGCTCCTTCATGGCGATGAACGCGGAAAAGCACGCCAAGGCCTTCGCCGACCAGATCGTGCGCGCGTCCAAGGGCGAAAGCGCGGATCACGACAAGCACAACGTGTTCTACGACGAATACCTCGCCGTGATGGACATGACCGCCGAATTCTACCTCTCGACGGTGGAACGGATCTTCAAGAACCGCGAAATCGCGCGCAATGTCTTCGTGGTGGACGGCAAGCAGGTCGACCTGGGCAAGATCACCACGGTCGCGGTGAAGACGGTCGAAGGCGGGAAGGACGACATCTCGGCCCCCGGCCAATGCGTGGCCGCGCTCGACTTGTGCACCGGGCTGCCGGATCACAAGAAGGCTTCCTATCTGGAGCCGGAAGCCGGCCATTACGGGATTTTCGCGGGCAAGAGTTGGCGCAACAATATCCGCCCTCTGGTCCTCGATTTCATCGACGCCAACTGCGATGCGCCCAAGGCGCCGGTCGTGGATCTGGCGTCCGACGTCGCAGCCCAATAA
- a CDS encoding alpha/beta hydrolase: MQHREREIKVAQDKSTTSDVEAADAATPESLERLNANLAKVEELSKRLVAAMGQRHPADAGLAGPGQDLYMKASAAYWADLVTNPGKLLEQQAQYWGQAMTHFMEMQDAVAKGHLPVLNDDELPADKRFSNPLWKTHPYFNFVRHQYAMGSEAIRKAVADLEGLEEKDRQRVDFFANQVIELFSPTNYFATNPDALERAVETEGASLVQGLENLVRDMETHGGEILPTLADPDAFEVGGNIATTPGKVVFRTRLMELIQYAPTTETVHKTPLIIFPPWINKFYILDLKPQNSLIKWIVDQGYTLFIVSWKNPDESYADVGIEDYIEDGYLAAIEEVKDIAGEKQVNAVGYCIAGTTLNMTLALLKKRGDKSVKSATFFTTLTDFSEQGEFTPFLQDDFVDAIERQVDQDGVLNSNFMSRTFSFLRSKDLIYGPAVKSYMMGEAPPAFDLLYWNGDSTNLPGKMAKQYLRGLCQGNALAECGYELMGETLSLKDVTVPVCAVACETDHIAAWKDSFRGVTKMGARSKTFILSESGHIAGIVNPPSKKKYGHYTNDTVKGEADDWLKAADYNEGSWWPLWERWLKARSGANVAARHPGENGRGILADAPGTYVKEGQSR, translated from the coding sequence ATGCAGCATCGCGAACGGGAAATCAAGGTGGCACAGGATAAGTCGACGACAAGTGACGTGGAGGCCGCAGACGCCGCGACCCCGGAATCGCTGGAACGGTTGAACGCGAACCTCGCCAAGGTCGAGGAGCTGTCAAAGCGCCTCGTCGCCGCGATGGGGCAGCGGCATCCCGCGGATGCGGGCCTCGCCGGGCCTGGCCAGGATCTCTACATGAAGGCGAGCGCGGCCTATTGGGCCGATCTGGTCACAAATCCCGGCAAATTGCTGGAACAGCAGGCCCAGTATTGGGGCCAGGCCATGACCCATTTCATGGAGATGCAGGATGCCGTCGCAAAGGGGCATCTGCCGGTGCTCAACGACGATGAATTGCCCGCCGACAAACGGTTTTCCAATCCGCTGTGGAAGACGCATCCCTATTTCAACTTCGTCCGCCACCAATACGCCATGGGGTCGGAGGCGATCCGCAAGGCGGTCGCGGACCTCGAAGGCTTGGAGGAAAAAGATCGCCAGAGGGTCGATTTCTTCGCCAACCAAGTGATCGAGCTGTTTTCGCCCACGAATTACTTCGCCACCAATCCCGACGCGCTGGAACGCGCGGTGGAGACGGAGGGGGCAAGCCTGGTCCAGGGCCTCGAAAACCTTGTCCGCGACATGGAAACCCACGGTGGGGAGATCTTGCCCACCCTCGCCGATCCCGATGCGTTCGAGGTTGGCGGGAATATCGCGACCACGCCGGGAAAGGTCGTCTTCCGCACGCGGCTGATGGAGCTGATCCAATACGCCCCGACGACCGAGACGGTTCACAAGACCCCGCTGATCATTTTTCCGCCGTGGATCAACAAGTTCTACATCCTCGACCTCAAACCGCAGAACAGCCTTATCAAGTGGATCGTCGATCAGGGCTACACGCTGTTCATCGTGTCGTGGAAGAACCCCGACGAGAGCTATGCCGATGTCGGGATCGAGGATTACATCGAGGACGGCTACCTTGCCGCGATCGAAGAGGTGAAGGACATCGCCGGCGAGAAGCAGGTGAACGCGGTCGGCTATTGCATCGCGGGCACGACGCTCAACATGACGCTGGCCTTGTTAAAAAAGCGCGGCGACAAATCGGTGAAATCCGCGACCTTCTTCACGACGCTCACCGATTTCTCCGAGCAAGGTGAATTCACGCCGTTCCTCCAAGATGATTTCGTGGACGCGATCGAACGGCAGGTGGATCAGGACGGCGTGCTGAACTCAAACTTCATGTCGCGCACCTTCTCCTTCCTGCGCTCGAAGGACTTGATTTATGGGCCGGCCGTGAAGTCCTACATGATGGGAGAGGCGCCGCCGGCCTTCGATCTGCTCTACTGGAACGGGGACAGTACGAACCTGCCCGGCAAGATGGCCAAGCAGTATCTGCGCGGCCTGTGCCAGGGCAACGCGCTGGCCGAGTGCGGTTACGAGTTGATGGGGGAGACGCTGTCGCTCAAGGATGTGACCGTGCCGGTCTGCGCCGTGGCGTGCGAGACGGACCATATCGCCGCCTGGAAGGACAGCTTTCGGGGCGTGACCAAGATGGGCGCGCGGTCCAAGACCTTCATCTTGTCGGAATCGGGCCACATCGCGGGGATCGTGAACCCGCCGTCGAAGAAGAAATACGGCCACTACACCAATGATACGGTGAAGGGGGAAGCCGATGATTGGTTGAAGGCCGCCGATTACAACGAGGGATCGTGGTGGCCCCTATGGGAGCGGTGGCTGAAAGCCCGCTCCGGCGCGAATGTTGCAGCGCGGCATCCGGGCGAAAATGGGCGCGGCATTCTGGCAGATGCGCCCGGAACTTACGTGAAGGAAGGCCAAAGCCGCTGA
- a CDS encoding phasin family protein, with protein sequence MAKAAQTPDFTKYMTEMMGSFPIDMSSYSDAFKSQAAVAEKMSKVALDAAEKSTEISSKWTKDTIAKMGDVAAVKDEPADYTKSMTDFASAQAEMVAENMAAFAEVAKKVQMETVELMMAAGKEASEEATAAVKKATAEVTTAAKKATAAK encoded by the coding sequence ATGGCCAAAGCCGCACAGACCCCCGACTTCACCAAATACATGACCGAGATGATGGGTTCCTTCCCGATCGACATGTCCTCCTACTCCGACGCCTTCAAATCGCAGGCCGCCGTTGCCGAGAAGATGTCCAAAGTCGCTCTCGATGCCGCCGAGAAATCCACCGAGATCTCCTCGAAGTGGACGAAAGACACCATCGCGAAGATGGGTGATGTCGCAGCCGTCAAGGACGAGCCCGCCGACTACACCAAATCCATGACCGACTTCGCCTCCGCTCAGGCCGAAATGGTTGCCGAGAACATGGCCGCCTTCGCCGAAGTCGCGAAGAAGGTCCAGATGGAAACCGTCGAGCTGATGATGGCCGCGGGCAAGGAAGCTTCCGAAGAAGCAACCGCCGCTGTCAAGAAAGCAACGGCCGAAGTGACGACCGCCGCCAAGAAAGCGACCGCAGCCAAGTAA
- the phaR gene encoding polyhydroxyalkanoate synthesis repressor PhaR, translated as MTKNTDPSEPLLIKRYASRRLYNTETSDYVTLEDIAGFIRAGREVKIVDLKSGDDLTRQYLLQIVAEHESRGESVLPIAVLTDLVRSYTGAAQSVVPDFLAASFEMLQEGQSKIMDNMAAISPMASMPGFDAMRAQQEAFFKAMTGGMGTWKEPEGADDTPTAAEDAPEQDLEAIKRQLAELQTKLSKM; from the coding sequence ATGACCAAGAACACAGACCCGTCAGAGCCGCTTCTGATCAAACGCTATGCGTCGCGCAGGCTCTATAATACGGAGACCTCCGATTACGTGACGCTCGAGGACATCGCGGGCTTCATCCGGGCGGGGCGCGAGGTGAAGATCGTGGATCTGAAATCCGGCGACGACCTGACGCGGCAATACCTCCTGCAAATCGTGGCCGAACATGAAAGCCGCGGGGAATCGGTTCTGCCGATCGCAGTGCTGACTGATTTGGTGCGCAGCTATACCGGCGCCGCCCAGTCGGTCGTCCCCGATTTCCTCGCCGCCAGTTTCGAGATGTTGCAGGAAGGGCAGTCCAAGATCATGGACAACATGGCCGCGATCAGCCCGATGGCCTCCATGCCCGGCTTCGACGCCATGCGCGCGCAGCAAGAGGCGTTCTTCAAGGCGATGACCGGGGGTATGGGGACCTGGAAAGAGCCCGAGGGGGCCGACGACACCCCGACCGCGGCAGAGGATGCGCCGGAGCAGGATTTGGAGGCGATCAAGCGGCAACTTGCTGAATTGCAAACCAAACTATCCAAGATGTAG